A part of Citrifermentans bremense genomic DNA contains:
- a CDS encoding UDP-glucuronic acid decarboxylase family protein, with protein sequence MRVLVTGGAGFIGSHLCERLLREGHDVICLDNFFTGSKRNISHLLDNSSFELVRHDVTQPILLEVDRIYNLACPASPIHYQYNPVKTTKTSVMGAINMLGIAKRVRARILQASTSEVYGDPQVHPQTEAYWGNVNTLGIRSCYDEGKRVAETLMMDYHRQNNVDVRIVRIFNTYGPKMAENDGRVVSNFILQALKGEDITVYGEGEQTRSFCFVSDLVEGLIRMMECPGFIGPVNLGNPAETTILEFAKKIIALTGSSSRIVYRPLPADDPRQRQPDISLAKKMLGWEPKVHVDEGLKQTIDYFSSRLNTA encoded by the coding sequence GTAACCGGCGGCGCCGGTTTTATAGGTTCACATCTTTGCGAAAGGCTCTTGAGGGAAGGGCACGACGTCATCTGCCTGGACAACTTCTTCACCGGCAGCAAACGTAACATCTCGCACCTGCTCGACAACAGCAGCTTCGAACTGGTCCGCCACGACGTGACCCAGCCTATCCTTTTGGAAGTGGACCGGATCTACAACCTCGCCTGCCCGGCGTCCCCGATCCACTACCAGTACAACCCGGTGAAGACCACGAAGACCAGCGTGATGGGGGCGATCAACATGCTGGGGATCGCCAAGAGGGTGCGGGCCAGGATCCTGCAGGCCTCGACCTCCGAGGTATACGGCGACCCCCAGGTGCACCCCCAGACCGAGGCCTATTGGGGTAACGTAAACACCCTCGGGATAAGAAGCTGCTACGACGAGGGGAAGAGGGTTGCCGAGACGCTGATGATGGACTACCACCGCCAGAACAATGTGGACGTCCGCATCGTCAGGATCTTCAACACCTACGGCCCGAAGATGGCGGAGAACGACGGCAGGGTGGTCTCCAACTTCATCCTGCAGGCGCTCAAGGGGGAGGACATAACGGTCTATGGGGAAGGGGAACAGACCCGCTCTTTCTGCTTCGTTTCCGACCTGGTCGAGGGGCTGATCCGGATGATGGAGTGCCCCGGGTTCATCGGCCCGGTCAACCTCGGTAACCCTGCCGAGACCACCATACTGGAGTTCGCCAAGAAGATCATCGCGCTGACCGGCTCCAGTTCTCGCATCGTCTACCGGCCGCTTCCCGCCGACGACCCGAGGCAGCGCCAGCCCGACATCTCGCTCGCCAAAAAGATGCTTGGATGGGAGCCCAAGGTGCACGTGGACGAGGGGCTCAAGCAGACCATCGACTACTTCAGCTCGCGGCTCAACACGGCGTAA